A segment of the Campylobacter vulpis genome:
GTAATTTTGGCACTTTCAAGCAGTCTTTTTGTATGCTCTTCTAGTCTAAAAATCGCCAAACCTCTATCCGTTTTATATGCTCTAGTTCCCTCAAATACAGCATTTCCATAGTGTAAAGAGTGGGTAAGAAAATGCAAGGTCGCATCTTTAAAATCGACAAGCTTTCCATCGAGCCAAATTTTTTCTGCGTGTATCATATTACCTCTTTTCATTTAAAAAGCCTGATTGTAGCAAAAATAGGCTAACAATTAGCTTTTTGATAAAAAGGAAGTAAATTTTTTATAAATTCATCAAGGGAATTTTCGCAAAAATCAAAATACAAGCTAGGCTCTATAAGCTCAACTTCATTGATGAAAGCATCGCCGTTTTTTTGTGGAAGTAAATCCACTCTAGCGTAGAGTAAATTTGAGCTATTAAGGGCTTTTAAAGCTTTTAAAGCTAAGTTAATGTAGGCTTTGTGAGGATTTTTAAGCGGAGATATTTTAACACCATAATTTGAATTTGCTCTCCAGTCCTTTTGTGTTTGTCTATGGATAGCATAAGCAAATTTCCCCCCAAAAAAGATAAGGCAAAACTCCCCCAGCTCCTCCACACTTTCGATAAAGGGTTGAATAAGTGCGCCGTGGGGAAATTCTGCTTTAGTGGGTGTTTTTTGCTCTAAAAAACGCACTCCATTTCCACTTTGCCCGACTAAGGGTTTAATTACGGCTTTTTCAAAAGGAATTTGACTAAGATTAAAATCCTCATCTTGCTTAAAAATCACGCTAGGGATAATGGGTAAATTTGCTTTTTCTAAGCTTTTAAGATAGCTTTTATCAGCGTTTGCTTTTAAAATTTCACTAGGATTTAAAATGCTAATTTTCGCCTTTTCAAGTGCGTTTAAAAAATGTAAAAAATTCGCATATTCTAAGCTATAATCCCACACGGCAAGGGGTAAGATGAGGGTATTTGAGGCTAAATTTTTTACATCAATTTCTTGCCAAGCTTTTAATTCACACTCAAAATGCAAATTTTCTAAGCTTTTTTGCAAATTTTTTAAGGCTTTATTACCCTCTTTATAAGCCTTGCAGGTGGCGATGAGGAGCATTATTTTAGCTCTTTGACATAAGCTTCAAGGCGTCCTTGATTAGTTACCACTCTTTTTTCAAGTTTAGGAACGGCGTTTTTGATTTTGTCTAAATTCTGTGCCTTTCCTACTTGTATGAGTCCTACCATATTCATCATTCTATGTGGCGGACACTCATAAAGATAAACGCCCTCTTTTTCAAATGTAAAAGTTGCTTTTTCATCAAGCTTGCTTTCAAATTTGCTAGCGCCCTCAGGCACGATGATACTTTTAGCCCAGTGGCTTTTGTGGGTTGGGATAAAAGTTACACTATCGCCCACTTCTATGTGTAAGACGGCTGGTTCAAAAATCATCGTTTGATTTTCGCTATCAAGATCAAGCATTTTCACTTCATAATTTTTCGCTTCTAAACTCATCATAAAAAGCCCTAAAAGCACTATTTTAACTACAAATTTCATTATATTTTCCTTTCAATTCTTTAGCGGCTGCCTTAGCCAAAACACAAGGCAAACCTCGCTCACAATAAAAAATATCTGCATCAATGCGATACACCTCTTTTAGCAAGTCCTTATTTAGCACATTTTCGGGCTTATCCTTAGCCTTAATTTTAGCTTCGTGTAAGATAATAAGCTCATCAGCAAACTGCGACGCAAGGGATAAATCGTGCAAAATCACAAGGGTAAGTAAATTTTGCTCTTTTGTGTGCTTTTTGACATTTTCTAACAAAACGCACTGATGATGCAAGTCTAAAGCCGAAACAGGCTCATCAAGGAGTAAAATTTGCGGCTCTTTCAAAAGCACAGAGGCAAAATTTACCATTTGTCTTTGACCGCCTGAAAGTGTGTTGATGTCCCTTTGTGCTAGGTGCAAAATGCCAAGTTCTTCCATAATTTTTGCGGCTTTTTTGATTTGCATATCGCTTAAATACATTCCTAATTGATTTCCAAGTCCAAGCAAAACAACTTCAAGAGCGGTTAAACTCGCCTCAATATAATTATCCTGCGGCATATAGCCTATGAGTTTTTTATTTAGCTCCTTATCTTCAAATTTGATTTTTCCTCCGCTTTTAAAGTCTCCAAAAATAGCTCCTAAAAGCGAAGATTTTCCCGCTCCATTTGCGCCTAAGATAGCGTAAATTTTACCTCTTGCAAGATTTAGATTGATTTGATTTACAACGCATAAATCTTTGCGATGCACACTGAAATTTTCAAGCTTTAGCATAGCTTTTCCTTGAGAAAATAATCCAAAAAAAGAAAGGCACACCAATTAAAGAAGTGATGATGCCAACAGGAAATAAAGCCCCTGGGATAATGACCTTAGATAAAACCGAAGCGATGGATAAAAACGCCGCTCCCACAAACATAGCACTCGGTAGGAAAAATCTCTGATCCTCTCCAACCAACATTCTAGCAATATGCGGTGCGACAAGCCCGATAAAACCTATAACACCAACAAAGCTTATCGCCGTAGCGGTCATAATGGACACTAAAACAAGGGTTTTAAAGCGTAGGAAGTTGAGGTTAATCCCCATACTCTTAGCCCTTGCCTCGCCTAATTTAAGTGCGGTTAAAGCCCAAGAATCACGTAGCAAAAACAAAACGCAAATGAGAGTTACTATGCTAACGATGGGCAAATTTGTCCAATTTGACTTTAGCAAAGAGCCAAAAAGCCAAAAAAGAATTTGTTGTGAAATTTCAGGAGCAGAAAGATACTGCACCAAAGAGAGAAAAGATTGAAATAAAAAAAGTAAAGAAATTCCTACCAAAACAAGCATAGCTGAGTCAAATCTCTTAAAACTTGCAAAACCAAAAAGCACAGAGGCAGCTAACATCGTCATTAAAAACGCTCCCACAGGAACAGCTGTGATAAGAGGCAAGCCAAAACTCCCAAAGGCTATCACCAAAGACGCCCCAAAGCCACTAGCCGCCGCAAGTCCTAGAGTGTAGGGGCTTGCCATAGGATTATTGAGTAAAGTTTGAATTTCAGCTCCGCCTATACCTAAAGCTGCTCCCACAACCAAAGCCATCAAAGCCATAGGAAGTCTTAAATCATAGACTATACTTAAGGTTGTTTGGTCGATTTCTTTTGAAGAAAAAGGCGATAAAAGTGCGTTTAAAACTTCTTTAGGGGCGAGTAGTGAGGGACCTGTGGCGATGTCAAAAATTAAAGAGATGAAAGCCACGCCCATAAATATAAGTATGATAAATAGGCGTTTTAGCTCCCTTTTTCTATGTGCTTTTAAGCTTTCTTCTATCATTTTGCTTGTATCCCAAAAGTCCCTTCAGGTATAACGGGGAGATAGTTTTTGTGAAAATTGATATAGGTTTGAATTGGGTCAATGTCCTCAAACAAGCTTGGATACAAAGCTTTAGCGATGTATTGTATCATTGCAGCATCAGCTAAGGTCCTTGAAGCACCCATATAAAGCCCATAAAGTCTATTATCCTTTATGGCGGGTAATGCACTCCAACCCGGTCTATTTTTATACGCCTCTAGTCTTTTTAACGCTTCTTTTTCATCGATATTAAAGCCCATAACCATCGCTTCTTGATTTTTCTTAAGTTCCGTTTCGCGTCCTGCTATCATAATGACATCGGGTTTTGAGATGAGAACTTGCTCAGGATTAATAGGCGCCCATTGTTTAACAAAAGGAGCGGCGATATTTTCACCTCCTGCTAAGTCAATCAAAGCTCCCCACATATCCTTTCCATAGGTAAAGCCTGTTTCATTAGGACCTTTATTGCCAAATTCTATGTAAATTTTGGGCTTAGGAAGTTGTGCCTTTTCTATTCTGCTAGCAACTTCATTTGCGGTATTTTTGTAAAAATCAACAAGCTCTTTAGCTCTTTTTTCTTCTCCTGTAATTACCCCTAAAAGTTCCGTGCTTTTGGCGTGAAGTTCGACTTTTTCCTTATTATAATCTAGCACGATGATGGGGATATTTGCCTCTATAATAGGCTCTAAATCAAATTCTAAAACTTGATATTGCCACGCCGCTAAGATAAGTAAATCAGGCTTTAAGGAAAGCACTTTTTCTACGGAAAAGGTTCCTACTTCAACCTCACCAAAATCTGCAATGGAATTTAATTTCGGTAAAGTTTTACTATAAAGCTCCCAACTTGCAGGAGTCCAATCCGTCCAAACTGCTTTAGAAAATCCCACAACCTTATCCAGGGCTTTCACTCCGCCAACAGCTAAAAAATCCGTATAATAAAAACCCAAAGCTATGCGTTTGACAGGCAGATTGAGCTTCACTTCCCTATCTAAAACATCTTTAAGAATCACTTCTTTAGAAAAACTAAAAGAAGAAATTAGCATTATAAACAATGCAACTTTAAAAATTTTTCGCATTTTTACTCCTTTTAAAAATGATAAATAATTTCATTTTAAAAATTAAAAGCGTATTGTATTTTTTAAAAACTTATAATTTGATAAATTTTTTAATAGCTATTATCATTATATAAATAAAAAAATTTCGAATAGGAATTTTTGTGTATTTTTAAATATGAAATCATTTTAAAATTAAAAAGTTTATATTAAGAAAAAACATAGATCTCACGCCTTTATATCCACACTTTTTAGAGTGTTTTTAGAAAGAATTTTGCTAAATTCTCCTGTTTTATCATCACTAAATTTAATCCCAAAAAGAAGTTCTAATTCTTCACTTTTACCAAATTTATTTTCTAATAATTTTTTTAAAAGCTCGTTTTTAGCATTGTCATCTTTATAGGTTTCTTTGTTTTGACTTTCGCTTTGTATGGGGGTGCGGGGATTTTTTGTTTTTTTTGTTTGATCGCTTTTAATCATTTTTGTTAAATCAATATTATTAATTCCTCGCATTTTCTCTTCTGCTTTTAAGAGATTTACAAATTCATCGTGTCTTTTTTTAAAATCTAAATATGTGTTTTTAAATTCATTTAAGCTTATATTAGAGTTAATCATCATTTGATATTCTTCATCTAAGCTTGTTGCAAGTTTGGATAATTCAGCATTTCCTGTAATATTAGCACGCTGAATAAAAAGCTTCATCGACAACCGCTCTTCAAAAGGGTTCCAGTCATTAGGATTACTTGAGGCTAAAAAAGCACTTTGTGTTTTATTAATATTCATAAAATTTTGAAAATCTTTACGCTCTAAATCGCTGATATTTTTATCGTTTAATATTTTTCCAAATAATTTTGTATCGCCTTCTAAAAAATACATTGTCGCACCATAGAGCTGAGAATTCAAAAGAGCCATTAAAACTCCGCCCTTATTTGCATTACCATTTTCAATATAGGCATTTTTATTTAAAACAACATCGCCATTATTGTTGCTAAAAATATTATTAATGTCAATTTTGTCAAATCCATAATTAGAAAAAGTGTTAAAAGTCAAATTAATTCTATCTTGTGCGAAAGTTATTTTTTCATATTCATCTTTAGTGAAAGTTTGAGTGATGTTGAGATTTTTATCTAAGATAAAAGCATAAGGTATGTTTGCTAATTCTTCTTGAGAAAAGGTGGAATTTGAAGTTTGCGGTATAAGTTGTGAGAATACTTTATAAGCATTACCTATGGTTTTGGCAATATCTATGGAAGTGTGAGTTGCATAAAAATATCCATCTCCAGTCTCCCATCTTACAAAGCTTTCCATATCTTTAGCATAAATCTTATAATCCTTTGGCAATCCTGCTGCTTCATTAAAATCACTTGTAAAAAAGCCCTCTTTATCCACGCCATAGCCTAAAATTTTATCTACCGCTTGAGTTTTATCGCTAATCAAACTTGATGTGGTGCTTGATAATTTTGCGTTTGATGTGTTATTAAAAGCATTTGCGTGATTATTTGGATAAGGGCTTATACTATTAATCATTTTTACCTTACACTCCAGCCACCAAGTTGATTTTCCATATATGCTTTATAATTTTTTGCAATATCCTTGATGAGGGCATTATAATTTAAATGGGAGCCAGAAGTTACGGCATCAAATTTGTAAAGCATCATATTTGCGTCTAAAGCACCCGTTCCGTAAGTAAAAAATACATAAGGTTTTCCTAAATTTGAAACTTTTACCTGTCTTTTAATGGTATAAACGGGAAATAGCCCATATTCACCGTATTTTTGATTAACCACTTGATTGAAAGCTGTAAGCATTGTTTTATTGTGATTATTACAGGTTGTTTGTCCTAAAGGACATAGACCTTTTGAAAATTCTTCTCCGCTGTATAAAGCCACCGCATACATTTCATTAGCATTGCCCCAGCCACTTCCAATTTGTAATGAAACCACATACCCACCCCTAACCTCTTTCATCTCATCAAGGCTAAGAATTTTTACTCCTACGCTGTTATCACTCACCGCATCATTACTTAGCTTAGCAAGAAGATCATTTGCAAAAGCAAAATTTGCTAATAAAGCACTTAAAGCTATGATATTTAATAATCTTTTAAACATTATTAATTTATTCATAAAAAAAGCTCCCGCACGAAGCGAGAGCTAAGAAAGTTTAAGCCACTAGAGTATGATTACTGAAGTAGTCTTAGAACATTTTGCTGGCTAGCGTTTGCTTGAGCCATCGCGTAAGCTCCACTTTGAGCTAGGATATTTGCTTTAGAGTAGTTTGCACTTTCACTTGCAAAATCCACATCGCGGATATTTGATTCAGCAGCTTTGACATTAACCTGAGTTACGGTAATGTTGTTGATGGTTGCTGAGATTTGATTTTGCACAGAACCGATGTCCGCACGGATTTGGTCTAGGTTGATGATAGCACTTTCAGCCACATCCATTACAGCCATAGCACCTTTGAGTGTGGTTACACCTGCGGTTTGCACTTGACCGATATTTTCAGCCTTAGTCGTTTCTCTTACAACGCCAAGATTAGATAAAACTACACTAAGACCATTTGCTTGAGCCGAACCAATTAAAAGATCGCCTCTAACACTCGAGATTGCATTTACAGCCACAGTATAAACAGTTGAGAAAGCAAGAGCTGAAAGACCGCTTACACCCATAGCAGAGAATGATATGGTGGAGAGCTGTCCAAGTCCAGGTCCTATATCAACCATTAGTCCAACATTTGAAATTTTAGAAGTTACCCATATAGAAAAACCACTACCACCACTATTGACAAGAGTTGTTATAGTACTCATACCTGTTCCTGCAAGCACCGTAAGAGAACTAACGCCTACTTGGATACTTCCTAGTCTTTCCACAGAGTTAAAGCCCATAGCTTCAGCCAAATCTTTAGAAATTTGCCCCTTAGTCTCTCTTAAAGAAACAGAAGATTGAGAGACAAGCTTATCGTGTTCAAAGCCAAAGCCAGTTCCCTCTATTGCTATATCTCTACCATCATTTTTCACTAAGGATAAACGCCCATAGTTTTCCATCATATTAATGGCTATACCAGCACCAGCACCTATGCTACCTGTGATTTTAATCCCACGACCATCAGCTGAAGTAAGCACTAGCTTACCTTCTTCATCTAAAGCTGCTTGAACACCTGTAGTATCTTTAACAGCATTGATAGCGGCAATTAGGGAGCCGTTTTTGTCCCCATTTTCGTATGCTACTTTACCGATAATTACACCATTAATTGCGAAATTGTCATTTGTTGTGCCTGCCATAACGGTCCTACCACCTACAGTTTGGACATTAAAGCTAGCACGAACACCTGTTCTATCAGCTACTCTGTTAATCTCTTCAGCTAAAGCACCAAGTCCAGTTCCAACGGAAGTAGAGATTTTAACCGCTTGAAATTTGAAATCGTCAATACCATTATAGTTTTTAATGGTCATTTGAGCCGTGCCACTTTTAATGACTTGCGCACCTGTTTCAAATCTCGTAAGACCGATTTTAGAGCTTTGAGTCGCACCGATAGTTGCTTTGATGGTTTGGTTTGAGCTAGAGCCTATTTGAAACTCTTGATTGATAAAACCACCACTTAATAGCTGCTTTCCGTTAAAGGAAGTTGTATTAGCAATGTTGTCAAGCTCTTCCATAAGTCTATTGATGTCTGCTTGAAGCATTGTTCTTGTTTTAAGACTTTGACCATCTTGAGCTGCTTGAGTTGCCTTAGTCTTAATTGTATCTAAGATTTTAAGCTGCTCGTCCATAGCCTTGTCTGCTGTTTGCAAGATGCCAAGCGCATCGTTACCATTGTTAATAGCTTGTCCCAAAGTAGAAGCTTGAGAGCGTAAGCTATCCGCTATCGCCATCCCTGAAGCATCATCTGCTGCTGAGTTAATCCTAAGACCAGAACTTAGTCTTGCCAAAGAAGCATCTAAGCTTTTGCTATTAAGGTCGGAGTTAGCTTTAGCGTTAAGTGCCGCAACATTTGTGTTAATACGAAATCCCATTTTAAATCCTTTTAAATGAATTCAAGCTCTAATCCTTGAGCTTGTTATCCACTATATCGTTTAGTTTAAAAAAAAGTTTATAGCTTTTTTCAAAAATTTAACAAAAAGCGAATTTTGGGTGGCGGGTGTGCCTAGTCAAAATAAAAAAAGCCTACGATTTGCTTAATAATCTTGTCTTCTAAGGAAAGCTGGGAGCGAATTTTATCGCTTAAATAAGCTGTTCTTGCTAAGAGACTTGTTTTTTGTGTGGTATTTTGGCTTTGAATTTGAAGATTAACTTGCAGGGTGTAAAAATTTTCCACTAGCCATTCTCCTTTGCTTTCAAGGGGGTCAAGATTAAAGAAAAAGTCCGCTGAAGTGCTGACCCTTTGAGCGTAAGAGCGTTTTTTAAAGTCGATGTAGTTGAGTAAAATTTCATAGGTTGGATTTTCTTTTACCTCTTTCAAGCCTAAATTTTGAAGACTTCGTGAGAGTTTAACGCTAAGTTCGCTTTGTGTGGAGGAGGCGTTATGAAAGATGATTTTAAAGCTTTCGCCCTCTTTTGCTTTGATGAAAATGCCCTCATTATTTGTTGTAAGGGCAGTTTGCATTAAGCCTTGTGAGGCACAAGAGACCAAAAACAAGGCTATAAAAAGGCTAAAAAAAGCTTTCATTCTATAATGGTCGGTGTAGCGACAAGTCCTAAGGAGCGGTATTTTCTATAAAGCTCAAAAACGGCTTTTGTTTCAGCTTCGCTTATTTTAGGGTAGCTTTTAAGCTCTGGGTTAAAATACTTTCTTAAAATGGCAATTTTCTCCGCATCTGTTTTGGCATTTTTGCTTTCTTTATAGATGAGGGCGGACTTTTCAAAAGCACTTTTTCCGTGTGCGACAGGGGCTAGGATAAGGTTGATTTGCTTGGTTTTAAGCTCTTCTTCTATACTTTTAAGCTGCTCTATGCAGTAAGGACATTCAGGGTCAGAAAAAACATAAATGCTAGGCTTGGTTTTATCCCCTAAAGAGATAATCATTTTTTCTTTTTGCACTTCTTTCTTGGCATTTTTGGCAAAATTTTCACGCGCTTGTTCGAATTTTTTGATTTCAAATTCTTGGCGGTAAGAGCTTTTAGCCTTAAGGTCGATGATGTCAGGGACGATTAAATTGTCCTTTGTGAAAAGCACTTCTTCTTGCTTTGCACCTTGCACCTCTATGCTTAACACTATGCTTTCAAAGCCTGTGTCGGCAACTTTCTCTCTTTTGACTATGCTTAGTTTTGCGTCTGGAAATTGCGCTTTAACACTGCTAGAGTAAAAGTCTAAAATTTCTTTATCACTCGCGGCAAAAAGGCTTAAACAAGCACTTGCTAATATTATAATTTTTTTCATTTGTATCCTTTCGTTTTTGACATTATAGAGTGAGAATTTAAATGTTTGATTTTAAAAAGCGTTTTTCATCTTTTTTTATGATGTTTTCATCAAGGTCGAGGTATTCTAGGTAGGCTATGGCATATTTTCTTGAAAAGTTAAATTTGCCTTTCATCGTTTGCACATCAAGGGGAGTAGCCTTTAATAAATTTAGCATTTGTTCTTTAAAGGCTAAAAGGGCGGATTTATCGACAAAAAGATTATGTGCTAAACGCACGACTAAGCCTTCTTTTGTGAGTTTTTTAAGCATAAGATCGCCGCTTTTTCTATCAAACTCTAAGCTCTCATAAAGATTATAAGGTGCTTCTACTTGCAAAGCTTGAGCTTTGATTTTCTCATATAAAGCGTTTGAATTTTTTTCTTGTAGTTTTTCAAAATCCACGCCTTTTTTGAAAAATATCCCATTTTTAAATTCCAAAATAGACATATTTTCTAAAGCAAAAGCACAAATTCTCTCACTCGCCCACGCATTTCTTAGCGCTAGGGAGTGTGCTGAAAGCATAGCGTAGGGGTTTTTTTCTAAAATTTTATCAATGTGCGTTTTAAGCAAATCAACACAACTTAAATCATAAATGTTAAGGTTTTTCTCATCGACAAAAACCTCTTTTAAATTTTTAGCTATTTCAAGGGCTTGGCTGTGATTAAGTTTAAATCTTTGATAGCTTGAAAGCAAACCAAAGCCTTTTTTATGGGCGTTTTTAAGCAAGTTAAAGGCGTTTGAAAAATCTTTATCGTAAAGCAAATTTAAAAGCCTTAGTTTTAGCTCTTTATTTAGCGGCTCATTCACAGGATTTAGCACGACTCCACCGCCTTTTACACGCCCATTTTCAAGCAAGATAAATTTCTCATCAAAGCATAAATACATAGGCTTTTTAAAACGAATTTGTGCGAAAAACTGCCCATTTTGTAAGTCTTTTAAGATATGAATTTTTGCTTCAAGCTGTTTTGTGCCAACGCAAAAGATGTAGTTTTGATTACTTAAATTTGGAGCTTTCACATAAGCTTCGATTTGTAAAAAGGGTTTAAAAAAGCCTTTTTTGCTTAGCAAAAAGCCTTTTTGTAAGCTTTTATAATCGCAGTTTAGACTCAGTGCAACCCTAGCTGGGGCTTTGATTTTATCTAAATTTGAATCGTGATTTTGTATATTTTTGATGATAAGTTCTTTTTGTGTGTCAAGGCAGATGATTTTTTCTTTAAGGGCGATTTCTCCCTCATTTAAAGAGCCTGTAACGATAGTGCCTATACCCTTTAAGGAAAAAATTCTATCGATATAAAAGCGAAAGATGTAATTTTCATCTGTGTTTTTTTCCTCTAGGCTAAGAAGATAATCTTTAAGCTCTTTAATGCCTAAATTTGTGTGAGTTGAAGTGTGGAAAATCTTTAAGGGTTTAAAAGAAAGCCCCCTTAAAATGTCCTTTGTTTTGCCCTCCATATCCTCACACAAATCACATTTACTAAGCACTAAAATAATATCCTTAACACCCAAAAGCTCCAAAACGCTAAGATGTTCCAAGCTTTGTGCCTTTAAGCCCTCATTTATATCTACAACAAACAAGCAAACATTAAAGCCAAATGCCCCACTTATCATTGTTTTAAGCAAATCTTTGTGTCCGGGCGTATCGATGAAAGAGAGTTTTTTATCCTCTGTTTCTAAGCTTGAAAAGCTAAGATTTAGCGTAATTTGCCTTTCTTGCTCCTCTTTGAGCGTGTCGCCCTCAAAGCCGTTAAGTGCCTTAATGAGTGAGGTTTTGCCGTGGTCGATGTGTCCTGCTGTGCCGATGATTAGCATAAATTCTCCATTTCATTGATGAGCTTTATTAGCCTTTCTAGCTCGCTTTCTTGTATGCTTCTAAAATCAAGCACCAAAGCTTTATTTTCCACCCTTGCGATAATGCCTTGTTTTCTTAAATTTTCTTGCATTTTAAGGGCGTTTCCGTTAAAGCTTAGAACAAAACTTTCAAGCATTTTATCAGGTAGTGAGCCTCCGCCAACTAGACCTTTACTTTGCCTTAGTTCGCTTTTAAATTTAAGCTCTTTTTGCACCCTTAAAGCCTTTGCCCTAATGTGCGTTAAATCATCATTTAAAAGCTTTAAGGTAGGGATTTTATCATACTCTTTTTGTAAATACGCCTTTAAGCTTTCATTGAGAAAAACAAGGCTAAGTTTATCAATGCGTAGCATTCTTAAGAGTTGATTTTGCCTTAGTTTTGCAATGAGCCTTTTTTTACCAAGTATAATACCAGCTTGTGCCGAGCCAAAAAGCTTATCTCCGCTAAAGCTTAAAAGGTCGCATTGCTTCACGAGCTTTTTAATCTCAGGTTCGTTAAAACTTAAATTTTTAGGTAGCTTTTCGCACCACCCAGAGCCTAAATCATAATAGCTAATGAGTCTTTTTTTCTTCGCTAAAATTCCCAAATCCTTAATGCCAACCTCCTCACAAAAGCCCTTAAGCGTGAAATTTGATTTATGCGTTTTTAAAATGAGCTTTGTTTCTTTTGTGATGGCATTTTCGTAGTCTTTAAGATGAGTTTTATTACTCGTGCCAAGCTCTTTTAAGCTTACACCTGCTGCTTTGATAACTTCAGGGATTCTAAAATTTCCCCCGATTTCGACTAATTCGCCCCTAGAGCTTAACACTTCTTTGCCAAAAGCTAAGGAATTTAACACCAAAAAAACAGCGGCGGCGTTATTATTAACGATTAAAGCGTCCTCGCATTCAAAAAGAATTTGAAGCTTTTCAAGCACGGCATCATATCTTGAGCCTCTTTTTCCGCTTTTAAGATTAAATTCTAAATTTGTATAAGAGCAAAGGCTTTTTTGACAGCTTTTAAAAAGCTCTTCATCAAAAATACTCCTACCTAAATTTGTATGAATTACCACGCCTGTGGCGTTGATAAGAGCTTTAAAGTCCCTATTTTCATACTCTTTAAGGGCATTTAAAATTCTTAAAATAAGGGCATTTTTATCTAAAAATTCCTTATTTTTCTTACACTGCTTTACGACTTTTTTAGCAAAATATGCCTTAAGGGTGTGAGGAAAGCTCTTTAAACGCTCATCATCAAGCAGGGTTTGAATTTGGGGGAATTTTTGAAAATCGTTCATCTTAAGCCTTAAGAAAATATTAGCCTATTTTAACATATAATTTTAAAAAGGAAAGAATATGCTTAATTTTACTTATATTAAAAACGAATTTATTCAACCCCTAGATGATAAAATCACTCTTTTAGAAAAACCTAGTAAAGAGGAGGTTTTAATCACAAATGATCCTCGCCAAAAGGCTGAAATTTACGCCCCTGAAATTAATTTTTATCTCAAAAATTCCCAAGATAGCATTTTGCAAAAAAGCAAGCTTGTTTTAAAGCTTTATGAAATGAGGCTAAGCGTCTATGAAAACGGACTTGACTTTGAAAATACTAAAGAAATAGCAAACCGCATTTTAATCATTGCTAAAAAAGATGAAAAAAGAGAAAGCTTTTTAAAAGAGGCGGGATTTAAAGTAATAAGCCTTGAAGAAAGCGAAGTTTTAAGCGTGTTTGGGAGTGTGGGGGAGCTTTGTGCGGTGCTTAAAAATGAGGGCGAGGAAGTGGAGCTTGATTTTGATATTTTGCTGTATGAAAAAGAGAGGCAGGATTTTAAAAGACAAAGTGGCTGTTATAATTTAGCAAATTTTAAAGATGAAAAAGAGCTTTTAAACTTTTTGCAAAGCAAAAGCCCAAATTATAGTTTCAAAACTTTCATCACTTATAATTCTAGCGTTTGTCAATACCACGAAAGACGCAGTGAGCATTGTGCTAAATGTGCGGAAATTTGCCCTACAACGGCGATTTTAAAGGACGATGAAGAGAGGCATTTGGAATTTTCGCAAATTGACTGCCTTGGCTGTGGAGGTTGCGTGAGTGTGTGTCCTAGCGGGTCGCTTGATTATGCGCCGATGAATAGGGATAGTTTTTTTAAAATGCTTGATTTTGTAGCGGGGAGTAAAATTTGCATTATC
Coding sequences within it:
- a CDS encoding 4Fe-4S dicluster domain-containing protein gives rise to the protein MLNFTYIKNEFIQPLDDKITLLEKPSKEEVLITNDPRQKAEIYAPEINFYLKNSQDSILQKSKLVLKLYEMRLSVYENGLDFENTKEIANRILIIAKKDEKRESFLKEAGFKVISLEESEVLSVFGSVGELCAVLKNEGEEVELDFDILLYEKERQDFKRQSGCYNLANFKDEKELLNFLQSKSPNYSFKTFITYNSSVCQYHERRSEHCAKCAEICPTTAILKDDEERHLEFSQIDCLGCGGCVSVCPSGSLDYAPMNRDSFFKMLDFVAGSKICIIPKKMPLEHLNLRLGEGVLPFMIEGEKWLSNLHFLSLLQASGANLVFYTDFVSRGSAEAIELLNVVFERKFGKKAILIASDEKELENALTKLEFIEGLNFSFHNHTQTNRENFAVRLRHLIGDEDLGVVESGEWLRYGDLRLNVDTCTLCLACVGACNVGALVADSKENALKFNPSLCTTCGYCEASCAEKDTLKLERSGLRLEKSYFDFRTLAKDELFACVECGKEFATKKAVEKIASLMRDKFANDEAKLKSLYCCADCKAKVMLGAMMRT
- the selA gene encoding L-seryl-tRNA(Sec) selenium transferase translates to MNDFQKFPQIQTLLDDERLKSFPHTLKAYFAKKVVKQCKKNKEFLDKNALILRILNALKEYENRDFKALINATGVVIHTNLGRSIFDEELFKSCQKSLCSYTNLEFNLKSGKRGSRYDAVLEKLQILFECEDALIVNNNAAAVFLVLNSLAFGKEVLSSRGELVEIGGNFRIPEVIKAAGVSLKELGTSNKTHLKDYENAITKETKLILKTHKSNFTLKGFCEEVGIKDLGILAKKKRLISYYDLGSGWCEKLPKNLSFNEPEIKKLVKQCDLLSFSGDKLFGSAQAGIILGKKRLIAKLRQNQLLRMLRIDKLSLVFLNESLKAYLQKEYDKIPTLKLLNDDLTHIRAKALRVQKELKFKSELRQSKGLVGGGSLPDKMLESFVLSFNGNALKMQENLRKQGIIARVENKALVLDFRSIQESELERLIKLINEMENLC